A stretch of Henckelia pumila isolate YLH828 chromosome 4, ASM3356847v2, whole genome shotgun sequence DNA encodes these proteins:
- the LOC140861783 gene encoding uncharacterized protein, with amino-acid sequence MQHRLRNEIYSGLLDSMAQGFEMGSEIGKRMILPASFIGGPRDMRKTYMDDITLVQRYGKPDIFLTITSNPNWPEIKALCLPSDEIQNRPDLIARIFRAKLQVLKNDLFKNSIFGHVIAYTYVIEFQKRGLPHAHFLLILSQASKMFYPEAFDRIVCAELPDQITHPYLFSLVVKHMIHGPCGSLNPSCPCMKKGSCKFNYPKDFSENTKFGINSYPIYRRRNDNHILTIRGSQLDNRWVIPYNPYLLAKFNCHINVEICSTIQAIKYIYKYIYKGHDRIFYTLANDEKHLLIDEIKNFQSARWISPPEGIWRIFGFDLHHVHPSVICLPIHLEGQQLVTFTTTQSLSTIANNPMIKKTMLTQFFHMNKYNDYAKKLACLYVEFSEYFTWHHDIKEWEPRKRNEVISRIFSCHPTDGEKFYVKLLLMHIRKPTSFKDLRTVNGKTYATFREAAQILGLMEDDNTIDNCMEEATSYLMPIALRQLFATALVYYITIPYEDLIVVEQLNKEQKYAYNQILYCVNNNLSRVFFVDGPGGTGKTFLYKDILDTVRSTGHIALATATSGVAASLLPGGRTSHSRFKIPLDENNSKPCNISKQSTIAHLIKISKLIIWDEATMAKRSIIEKIDEMLRDIMNTQTIFGGKIIVFGGDFRQTLPVILKTNKDDIIDSSIVMSPLWNHFEKLKLQQNMRALLDPKFSSYLLKIGDGVEETNEKDEILIPPEANIPFTDEATSLNILIDTVFQNIASANLDFSLFVKRAILTTRNEFVNDINDVLITKFPGEETTYYSCDENISACIIPDQEELFHFLTPQGLPPHKLTLKLNAPIILLRNINPIEGLCNGTRLLCKGFNSNEPVFSHGQLYVALSRAKTMDQLKVLIIPSTPFIQSTNYTKNVVYHDVLQAASSL; translated from the exons ATGCAACACCGTCTACGCAATGAAATATACTCTGGATTATTAGATAGTATGGCTCAAGGGTTTGAAATGGGTTCTGAAATTGGTAAACGTATGATATTACCTGCCTCATTCATTGGAGGACCTAGAGATATGCGTAAAACATATATGGATGATATCACTTTAGTACAACGTTACGGAAAACCTGATATTTTTCTCACAATAACTTCAAACCCAAATTGGCCAGAAATAAAAGCTTTATGTCTACCCTCTGATGAAATACAAAACAGACCTGACTTGATTGCTAGAATATTCCGTGCAAAACTTCAAGTTCtgaaaaatgatttatttaaaaattccaTTTTTGGTCATGTGATTGCTTACACTTATGTTATAGAATTTCAAAAAAGAGGGTTACCACACGCTCACTTTCTATTGATTTTAAGCCAAGCATCGAAAATGTTTTACCCCGAAGCATTTGATAGAATAGTGTGTGCAGAATTACCTGATCAAATAACACATCCATATTTATTTTCATTGGTGGTTAAGCATATGATACATGGACCTTGTGGTTCTCTTAATCCATCATGTCCTTGTATGAAAAAAGGCTCGTGTAAGTTTAATTATCCTAAAGATTTCTCAGAAAATACCAAATTTGGTATAAATTCATATCCAATATATCGACGCCGAAATGATAACCATATACTCACTATTAGAGGCTCACAACTTGATAATCGTTGGGTCATTCCATATAATCCATATCTTCTTGCTAAGTTTAATTGTCACATCAACGTTGAAATATGTTCAACTATTCAAGCCATAAAATAcatatacaaatatatttaCAAAGGACACGATAGGATTTTCTATACATTAGCTAATGATGAAAAACACTTACTGATTgacgaaataaaaaatttccaaaGTGCAAGATGGATTTCACCTCCTGAAGGAATTTGGCGAATTTTTGGTTTTGATCTTCATCATGTTCATCCATCTGTAATATGCTTACCAATTCATTTAGAAGGCCAGCAATTGGTAACTTTTACTACCACCCAATCATTATCTACTATTGCGAATAATCCTATGATTAAAAAAACTATGTTAACACAATTTTTCcacatgaataaatataatgacTACGCTAAAAAGCTTGCTTGTTTATATGTTGAGTTTTCAGAATACTTTACTTGGCACCAtgatataaaggaatgggagCCACGTAAAAGAAATGAAGTTATATCTAGAATTTTTAGCTGCCATCCAACAGATGGCGAAAAGTTTTATGTAAAGTTGTTACTTATGCACATTCGAAAGCCTACTTCATTCAAAGATTTACGAACAGTCAATGGAAAAACCTATGCTACATTTAGAGAAGCAGCTCAAATATTAGGATTAATGGAGGATGATAATACTATTGACAACTGTATGGAAGAGGCAACTTCCTATCTAATGCCTATTGCTTTACGACAATTGTTTGCTACTGCCCTCGTCTATT ATATAACTATACCTTATGAAGATCTGATTGTTGTTGAGCAATTAAATAAAGAACAAAAATATGCTTACAACCAGATTTTATATTGTGTTAATAATAATTTGTCACGAGTATTCTTTGTGGACGGTCCTGGTGGTACTGGAAAAACATTCTTATATAAAGATATTCTTGACACAGTTCGTTCTACTGGTCACATTGCTCTTGCTACAGCTACTTCAGGTGTCGCAGCATCTCTGCTTCCAGGAGGACGCACTTCCCACTCACGATTTAAAATTCCTTTGGACGAAAATAATTCCAAGCCTTGTAACATAAGTAAACAAAGCACAATTGCTCATTTAATAAAGatatcaaaattaataatttgggATGAGGCTACAATGGCTAAACGCAGTATTATTgaaaaaattgatgaaatgCTAAGAGACATAATGAATACACAAACAATATTCGGTGGTAAAATTATTGTCTTTGGTGGAGATTTTCGCCAAACATTACCAGTGATTCTTAAAACTAACAAGGATGATATAATAGATTCGTCAATTGTTATGTCACCTTTATGGAATCATTTCGAGAAATTAAAACTACAGCAAAACATGCGAGCATTACTTGATCCAAAATTTTcttcttatttattaaaaattgggGACGGTGTTGAGGAAACGAACGAGAAAGATGAAATCTTAATTCCACCTGAAGCAAACATCCCATTTACAGATGAAGCTACAtctttaaatatattaatagaTACAGTGTTCCAAAATATTGCCAGTGCTAATTTAGATTTCTCGTTATTTGTTAAACGAGCAATACTCACCACAAGAAATGAGTTTGTCAACGATATTAATGATGTATTGATTACGAAATTTCCCGGAGAGGAAACCACTTATTATAGCTGCGACGAAAACATAAGTGCTTGTATTATACCTGACCAAGAAGaactatttcattttttaacTCCTCAAGGACTTCCTCCGCATAAACTAACATTGAAATTAAATGCACCAATCATACTTCTCAGAAATATTAATCCAATCGAAGGACTTTGCAATGGCACACGACTTCTTTGTAAAGGTTTCAACTCGAAT GAACCTGTTTTCTCACACGGACAACTTTATGTTGCATTGTCAAGAGCAAAGACTATGGATCAGTTAAAGGTGCTTATTATACCATCAACACCATTTATCCAGAGTACTAATTATACAAAGAACGTTGTGTACCATGATGTTTTACAGGCAGCAAGCTCTCTTTGA